Proteins encoded within one genomic window of Pectobacterium araliae:
- a CDS encoding YnfU family zinc-binding protein, with amino-acid sequence MKLFSGASTATAACPVCGLKSAQSVSKIRRNQAMLCPGCKALFISRR; translated from the coding sequence ATGAAACTCTTCAGCGGTGCGTCTACCGCCACTGCCGCCTGCCCTGTTTGTGGACTAAAATCAGCTCAATCGGTGTCAAAAATCCGTCGCAATCAGGCCATGCTTTGCCCCGGGTGTAAGGCTCTGTTTATCTCCCGACGCTAG
- the cspF gene encoding cold shock-like protein CspF has product MSHKMTGIVKNFDILSGKGLITPSDGRKDVLLHISAVNSRESELLIPGSRIEFCRINGLRGPVAANIYLS; this is encoded by the coding sequence TTGTCCCATAAAATGACAGGAATTGTCAAAAATTTTGACATTCTCAGTGGTAAAGGTCTCATCACCCCTTCAGATGGCCGAAAAGATGTTCTGCTTCACATTTCAGCCGTTAACTCCCGCGAATCAGAATTACTCATCCCAGGAAGCCGTATTGAATTTTGTCGGATCAACGGTCTCAGGGGGCCTGTGGCTGCGAATATTTATCTTTCTTGA
- the orn gene encoding oligoribonuclease, whose protein sequence is MVDENNLIWIDLEMTGLNPDHDRIIEIATLVTDANLNVLAEGPVLAVHQSDSQLALMDDWNVRTHGASGLTERVKASTTDERAAELETLAFLQKWVPAGKSPICGNSIGQDRRFLFRYMPELEVYFHYRYLDVSTLKELARRWKPEILTGFKKQGTHQAMDDIRESLAELVYYRENFLQL, encoded by the coding sequence ATGGTAGATGAAAATAACCTGATCTGGATCGATCTTGAGATGACCGGCCTGAACCCGGATCACGATCGCATTATTGAGATCGCAACGCTGGTGACGGATGCAAATCTGAATGTGTTGGCCGAAGGGCCGGTACTGGCGGTGCATCAGTCGGATAGCCAACTGGCTCTGATGGATGACTGGAATGTGCGCACGCACGGTGCCAGCGGCCTGACCGAACGCGTTAAAGCCAGCACCACGGACGAACGCGCTGCCGAGCTGGAAACGCTGGCATTTTTACAAAAATGGGTGCCAGCGGGTAAATCGCCGATCTGTGGCAACAGCATCGGTCAGGATCGTCGCTTCCTGTTCCGCTATATGCCAGAGCTGGAAGTCTACTTCCACTACCGCTATCTGGATGTCAGCACGCTCAAAGAGCTGGCACGACGCTGGAAGCCAGAAATTCTGACCGGTTTTAAGAAACAAGGTACGCATCAGGCGATGGATGATATTCGCGAATCACTGGCAGAGCTGGTCTACTACCGTGAAAATTTTCTGCAACTGTAG
- the rsgA gene encoding small ribosomal subunit biogenesis GTPase RsgA: protein MSKKKLSKGQQRRVSANHQRRLKKTESKVEWEDSQLGDAQEGIIISRFGMHADVEATDGVVHRCNIRRTISSLVTGDRVVWRPGHESLAGISGIVEAVHPRHSVLTRPDYYDGIKPIAANIDQIVIVSAILPELSLNIIDRYLVACETLEIEPLIVLNKIDLLDDESRRFVDEQMDIYRALKYRVLMVSSHTQQGIPELEQALTDRISIFAGQSGVGKSSLLNALLALGEARILVNEVSDNSGLGQHTTTASRLYHFPHGGDVIDSPGVREFGLWHLEPEQVTRGFIELREYIGSCKFRDCKHENDPGCAINAARERGDIAAERFDNYHRILESMAQVKTRKGFSDTDN from the coding sequence GTGAGCAAAAAGAAACTGTCGAAAGGTCAGCAGCGTCGGGTTAGCGCAAACCACCAGCGTCGCCTGAAAAAAACGGAAAGCAAAGTCGAATGGGAAGATAGCCAACTAGGCGATGCGCAAGAAGGCATTATCATCAGCCGATTTGGCATGCACGCCGATGTAGAAGCCACCGATGGCGTCGTGCACCGCTGCAATATTCGCCGGACAATTTCATCGCTGGTTACGGGCGACCGGGTCGTCTGGCGACCTGGCCATGAATCACTCGCTGGCATCAGCGGGATCGTGGAAGCCGTTCACCCCCGTCATTCAGTCCTTACACGCCCTGACTATTACGATGGCATTAAACCGATCGCCGCCAATATCGATCAGATCGTGATCGTTTCAGCGATCTTGCCCGAACTGTCGCTGAATATTATCGATCGCTATCTGGTCGCCTGCGAAACGCTGGAGATCGAACCGCTCATCGTGCTGAACAAAATTGACCTGCTGGATGATGAATCCCGCCGGTTTGTTGATGAACAGATGGACATCTACCGTGCGCTCAAATATCGCGTGTTGATGGTTTCCAGCCATACTCAACAGGGTATTCCCGAACTAGAGCAGGCGTTAACCGACCGCATCAGCATTTTCGCGGGGCAATCAGGCGTCGGGAAATCCAGCCTGCTTAACGCGCTACTTGCGTTGGGTGAAGCGCGTATTCTGGTGAACGAGGTGTCTGATAACTCAGGATTGGGACAACACACCACCACGGCCTCCCGACTTTACCACTTCCCACATGGCGGCGACGTAATCGACTCACCGGGCGTGCGTGAATTTGGTTTGTGGCACCTGGAGCCCGAACAGGTTACGCGTGGTTTCATTGAATTACGTGAATACATCGGCTCGTGCAAGTTCCGCGATTGCAAACATGAAAACGATCCGGGCTGCGCCATTAACGCCGCACGTGAGCGCGGAGATATTGCCGCAGAACGCTTTGATAACTATCACCGGATTCTCGAAAGCATGGCGCAAGTAAAAACGCGTAAAGGCTTTTCGGACACAGATAACTGA
- a CDS encoding cold shock domain-containing protein: MTSRIKGLVKWFNEDKGFGFISPLDGSKDIFVHFSSLNGDNFKTLFEGQKVEFAIHSGDKGPAAANVILCDK; the protein is encoded by the coding sequence GTGACCTCAAGAATTAAAGGCCTGGTAAAATGGTTTAACGAAGACAAAGGTTTTGGTTTCATCTCTCCTCTTGATGGGAGCAAAGATATCTTTGTTCATTTTTCTTCGCTTAACGGCGACAACTTTAAAACCTTATTTGAAGGACAGAAAGTTGAATTCGCAATACACAGTGGTGACAAAGGCCCAGCGGCTGCAAACGTAATACTTTGCGATAAATAA
- a CDS encoding YnfU family zinc-binding protein, whose translation MSGRKNTQANRNHLVKCPCPNCARESEHSFSRVLKGSQLACPYCSTLFKSTQR comes from the coding sequence ATGTCTGGACGTAAAAACACACAAGCCAATCGTAATCACTTAGTCAAATGCCCATGCCCAAACTGTGCAAGGGAGTCTGAGCATAGTTTTAGTCGTGTCCTGAAAGGATCCCAACTTGCCTGTCCCTACTGCAGTACACTGTTCAAATCGACGCAACGATAG